A window of Pseudomonas putida genomic DNA:
GCGTGGTGTGCCACGACATTCTCGGCCAGACTGCGCTGGTCGACCTCGCCGGCCTGCGTGACGCCATTGCCGACAAGGGCGGCGACCCGGCCCAGGTCAACCCGGTGGTGCCGGTGCAGCTGATCGTCGACCACTCGCTGGCCGTCGAGTGCGGTGGTTTCGACCCGCAGGCCTTCGAAAAGAACCGCGCCATCGAAGACCGCCGCAACGAAGACCGCTTCCACTTCATCAACTGGACCAAGAAGGCGTTCAAGAACGTCGACGTGATTCAGCCGGGCAACGGCATCATGCACCAGATCAACCTGGAGAAGATGTCGCCGGTGGTCCACAACGACCGTGGCGTGGCCTACCCGGACACTTGCGTCGGCACCGACAGCCACACCCCGCACGTCGACGCCCTGGGCGTGATCGCCATTGGCGTGGGTGGCCTGGAAGCCGAGAACGTGATGCTCGGCCGTGCCTCGTGGATGCGCCTGCCGGAAATCGTCGGCGTCGAGTTGACTGGCAAGCTGGCGCCGAACATCACCGCCACCGACCTGGTGCTGGCCCTGACCGAATTCCTGCGCAAGCAGAAAGTCGTCGGTGCCTACCTGGAGTTCCACGGCGAAGGTGCCCGTGCCCTGACCCTGGGCGACCGCGCCACCATCTCCAACATGGCCCCTGAATATGGCGCCACCGCGGCGATGTTCGCCATCGACCAGCAGACCATCGACTACCTGCGCCTGACCGGCCGCGAAGAGCAGCAGGTCAAGCTGGTAGAAGCCTATGCCAAGGCCACCGGCCTGTGGGCCGATAGCCTGGGCGGCGCCGTCTACGAGCGCACCCTGAGCTTCGATCTGTCGAGTGTGGTGCGTAACATGGCCGGCCCGTCCAACCCGCATGCCCGTGTCGCCACCAGTGAACTGGCGGCCAGGGGTATCGCCGGCAAGTGGGAAGAAGTGCCTGGGCAGATGCCTGACGGCGCAGTGATCATTGCCGCCATCACCAGTTGCACCAACACCAGCAACCCGCGCAACGTGATTGCCGCAGGCCTGCTGGCGCGCAATGCCAACAAGCTGGGCCTGGCCCGCAAGCCTTGGGTCAAGTCGTCGCTGGCACCTGGCTCCAAGGCCGTGCAGTTGTACCTTGAAGAGGCGGGGCTGGAGAAGGAGCTGGAACAGCTCGGCTTTGGCATCGTCGCCTTCGCCTGCACCACCTGCAACGGGATGTCCGGCGCCCTGGACCCGGTGATCCAGCAGGAGATCATCGACCGTGACCTGTACGCCACCGCCGTGCTGTCGGGCAACCGCAACTTCGACGGGCGTATCCACCCCTATGCCAAGCAGGCCTTCCTCGCATCGCCGCCACTGGTGGTGGCCTACGCCATCGCCGGCACCATCCGCTTCGACATCGAGAAGGATGTGCTGGGTGTGGTCGATGGCAAGGAGATCCGCCTCAAGGACATCTGGCCCAGCGACGAAGAGATCGACGCCGTGGTGCGTGCCGCGGTCAAGCCTGAGCAGTTCCGCAAGGTATACATCCCGATGTTCGCCATCGAGGAAGACCGCGGGCCAAAGGTGGCGCCGCTGTACGACTGGCGCCCGATGAGCACCTACATCCGCCGCCCGCCATACTGGGAAGGGGCCCTGGCCGGCGAACGTACCCTGCGCGGCATGCGCCCGCTGGCAGTGCTGCCGGACAACATCACCACCGACCACCTGTCGCCGTCCAACGCCATCATGCTCGACAGCGCTGCCGGCGAGTACTTGGCGAAGATGGGCCTGCCGGAGGAAGACTTCAACTCTTACGCGACCCACCGTGGTGACCACCTGACCGCCCAGCGCGCCACCTTCGCCAACCCCAAGCTGTTCAACGAAATGGTGCGCAAGGAAGACGGCAGCGTGCAGCAGGGCTCGCTGGCGCGTATCGAGCCGGAAGGCAAGGTCACCCGCATGTGGGAGGCGATCGAGACCTACATGGAGCGCAAGCAGCCGCTGATCATTGTAGCCGGTGCCGACTACGGCCAGGGTTCGTCCCGTGACTGGGCGGCCAAGGGGGTGCGCCTGGCCGGTGTCGAGGCGATCGTCGCCGAAGGCTTCGAGCGTATTCACCGGACCAACCTGGTGGGCATGGGCGTACTGCCGCTGGAGTTCAAGCCGGGCACCGATCGCAAGACCCTCGGCCTGGATGGCAGCGAGACCTATGACGTGCTGGGCGCGCGGACGCCGCGGGCGACGCTGACCCTGGTGGTTACCCGCGCCAACGGCGAGCGCCTGGAGGTACCGGTGACCTGCCGCCTGGACACCGCCGAGGAAGTGTCGATCTACGAGGCCGGCGGGGTGCTGCAGCGCTTTGCCCAGGATTTCCTCGAAGCCACGGCGTAGCTAAGGGGGGCTGCTTTGCAGCCCATTCGCGGGCTCGCCCGCTCCCACAGGCCCTCCACAGGTATTGAATACTGCGCAATACCTGTGGGAGCGGGCGAGCCCGCGAATGGGCCGCAAGGCGGCCCCAGGGTAATTTGCATTTCAGACGGGACAGCACATCCATGGCTCATGTACCGCAAGTAAAAATCCCCGCCACCTACATCCGTGGCGGCACCAGCAAAGGCGTGTTCTTCCGCCTGCAAGACCTGCCCGAGCAGGCGCAAATCCCCGGCCCGGCGCGCGATGCCCTGCTGCTGCGGGTAATCGGCAGCCCCGACCCCTACGGCAAGCAGATCGACGGTATGGGCGGCGCCACTTCGAGCACCAGCAAGACCGTGATCCTGTCGCAAAGCATCAAGCCCGATCACGATGTCGACTATCTGTTCGGCCAGGTCAGTATCGACAAGGCCTTCGTCGACTGGAGCGGCAACTGCGGCAATCTTTCCGCCGCGGTCGGGTCGTTCGCCATCAGTAGCGGCCTGGTCGACCCCGCGCGCATCCCGCGTAACGGCATCGCCACCGTGCGCATTTGGCAGGCCAACATCGGCAAGACCATCATCGCCCATGTGCCGATCACCGAAGGTGAAGTGCAGGAAACCGGCGACTTCGAACTGGACGGCGTGACCTTCCCGGCCGCCGAGGTGCAGCTGGAGTTTCTCGACCCGGCTGCCGACGACGATGGCGACGGCGGGGCGATGTTCCCTACCGGCAACCTGGTGGATGAGCTCGAGGTGCCGGGTGTCGGTACGTTCAAGGCGACCCTGATCAATGCCGGCATCCCGACCATCTTCGTCAACGCGGCGGATATCGGCTACACCGGCACCGAACTGCAGGACGCCATCAACGGCGACCCGCAGGCGCTGCTGCGCTTCGAGACGATTCGCGCCTATGGCGCTGTGCGCATGGGGCTGATTGACAACGTCGACCAGGCTGCCGGGCGTCAGCACACGCCCAAAGTGGCTTTCGTCGCGCCACCGAGCACCTACACTGCGTCCAGTGGCAAAGCGGTGCAGGCGGGTGATATCGACCTGCTGGTACGGGCCTTGTCGATGGGCAAGCTGCACCATGCGATGATGGGTACGGCCGCGGTGGCCATCGGCACCGCGGCAGCCATTCCGGGCACGCTGGTCAATCTCGCCGCAGGCGGGGGCGAGCGCAGTGCCGTGCGTTTCGGCCACCCCTCGGGCACCCTGCGGGTGGGGGCCGAGGCGCGCCAGGTGAATGGTGAGTGGACAGTGACCAAGGCAATCATGAGCCGCAGTGCTCGCGTGCTGATGGAAGGCTGGGTTCGCGTGCCTGGCGATAGCTTCTAACGCACCACTGGCGCTCGGCTTTAGTTCGTTGGGGCCGCTTTTCGCCCCTTCGCGGGCTTGCCCGCTCCCACAGGTAATCGCAGGTTCCGAAGGCTGTGGTGTACCTGTGGGAGCGGGCAAGCCCGCGAAGGGCTGCAACGCAGCCCCGGCAATTCTGAAGGGAGCTGCATATGAGCGCCAACGTAGACCTCAACGCCCGCCCGGACTACGACCGGGTGCTGCAAACCCTCGCCGATTACGCCCTCACGTACCGGGTCGAATCCGCCGAAGCCCTGGACACCGCGCGCAACTGCCTGATGGATACCCTCGGCTGTGGCCTGCTGGCCTTGCGCTTCCCCGAATGCACCAAGCTGCTCGGCCCCCAGGTGGAAGGCACCGTCGTGCCCAACGGCGCGCGCGTCCCCGGCACCGCCTACCGCCTCGACCCGGTCAAGGCCGCCTGGGATATCGGCTGCACGGTGCGCTGGCTGGACTACAACGATACCTGGCTGGCCGCCGAATGGGCCCACCCCTCGGACAACCTCGGCGGCATCCTGGCGGTTGCCGATCACCTGTCGCAAAAGCGCGTGGCCGCAGGTGAAGCACCGCTGCTGATGCACGATGTGCTCGAAGCCATGGTCATGGCCCATGAGGTCCAGGGCGTGCTGGCCCTGGAAAACGCCTTCAACCGTGTTGGCCTCGATCACGTGATACTGGTCAAGGTAGCCTCCACGGCCGTGTGTGCCAGGCTGATGGGGGCCAACCGCGAGCAGATGCTGTCAGCCTTGTCCCACGCCTTCGTCGATGGCCAGGCGCTACGAACCTACCGCCATGCGCCCAATGCCGGCTCGCGCAAATCGTGGGCCGCCGGTGATGCTTCCAGCCGTGGCGTGCGCCTGGCCGATATTGCCCTGCGTGGCGAAATGGGCGTGCCAGGCGTGCTCACCGCGCCACAGTGGGGGTTCTACGATGTGCTGTTCAGCCACACCAACAAGGACCTGGCACTCAAACCTTCCGAGCAGCAAGCGCTGCGGGTGCCGCAAGACTTGGGTAGCTACGTGATGGAAAACGTGCTGTTCAAGGTCAGTTTCCCGGCCGAGTTCCACGCCCAGACCGCCTGCGAGGCCGCAGTAACCCTGCATCCACTGGTGCGTAACCGACTGCACGAAATCGACCGTATCGTTATCACCACACAGGAATCGGCGATCCGCATCATTTCCAAGAGCGGCCCGCTGGCCAATGCCGCCGACCGTGACCACTGCCTGCAGTACATGGTGGCGGTGCCGCTGATTTTCGGGCACCTGGTGGCCGAGCACTACGAAGACGCCTTCCATGCCAACCACCCAAGCATCGACCGCCTGCGCGAGAAGATGGAGGTGGTAGAGGAACCGCGCTTCAGTCGTGAGTACCTGGAGCCGGACAAGCGCTCAATCGCCAATGCGCTGCAGGTGTTCTTCAAGGATGGCAGCAGTACCGAGCAGGTGGTGGTGGAATACCCGATCGGGCATCGTCGGCGGCGAGGAGAGGGCATACCGTTGCTGGAGGCCAAGTTCAGGGACAACCTGGCGACGCGCTTTGCGCGGCAGCGGTGCGGGGAGATTCTTGAGGTGTGCAAGGACCAGCAGAAGCTGGAACAGATGGCGGTGCACAGGTTTGTCGACCTGTTCGTGATCTGAGGCCAGCACAGGTGGAAACAAGAAAGCCCCGGCATTTCTGCCGGGGCTTTCCTTTACATCCTACAACTCAGCTTACGCCTGAACCACCGGGATCTTGGCGTTGGCTGCCGCTTCGCGGAACTCGGCGATCTGGTCGAAGCTCAGGTAGCGGTAAACGTCGGCAGCCATGCTGTCGATGTCCTTCGCGTACTGCATGTACTCTTCGACGGTCGGCAGCTTGCCGATGATCGACGCGACAGCAGCCAGCTCGGCCGATGCCAGGTACACGTTGGTGGCGTCGCCCAGACGGTTCGGGAAGTTACGGGTCGAGGTGGAGACCACGGTCGAACCGGTCTGCACACGTGCCTGGTTACCCATGCACAGCGAGCAGCCTGGCATTTCCATGCGCGCGCCGGCCTTGCCGTAGATGCCGTAGTAGCCTTCTTCGGTCAGCTGGTGAGCGTCCATCTTGGTTGGCGGAGCCAGCCACAGACGGGTCGGGATACCGCCCTTGACCTTGTCCAGCAGCTTGCCGGCAGCGCGGAAGTGGCCGATGTTGGTCATGCACGAACCGATGAACACTTCGTCGATCTTCTCGCCCTGTACCGAAGACAGCAGGCGGGCATCGTCCGGGTCGTTCGGTGCGCAGAGCACAGGCTCTTTCACGTCGGCCAGGTCGATCTCGATGATTTCGGCGTATTCGGCATCGGCGTCGGCCGACAGCAGCTCAGGCTTGGCCAGCCAGGCTTCCATGGCCTGGGCGCGGCGCTCCAGGGTGCGGGCATCGCCGTAGCCTTCGCCGATCATCCAGCGCAGCAGGGTGATGTTGGACTGCAGGTACTCGGCGATGGCCTTCTCTGGCAGCTTGATGGTGCAACCGGCAGCGGAACGCTCTGCCGAGGCGTCGGACAGCTCGAAGGCTTGCTCGACGGTCAGCTCGTTCAGGCCTTCGATCTCGAGGATGCGGCCGGAGAAGATGTTCTTCTTGCCCTTCTTCTCGACGGTCAGCAGGCCCTTCTGGATGGCGTAGTAAGGGATGGCGTGGACCAGGTCACGCAGGGTGATGCCTGGCTGCAGTTTGCCCTTGAAGCGCACCAGCACGGATTCCGGCATGTCCAGCGGCATGACGCCGGTGGCAGCGGCAAAGGCCACCAGGCCGGAGCCGGCCGGGAACGAGATGCCGATCGGGAAGCGGGTGTGCGAGTCACCACCGGTACCCACGGTGTCCGGCATCAGCATGCGGTTCAGCCAGCTGTGGATGATGCCGTCGCCCGGGCGCAGCGACACGCCGCCACGGGTGCGGATGAAGTCTGGCAGGGTGTGGTGGGTGGTGACGTCGATCGGCTTCGGATAGGCCGCGGTGTGGCAGAACGACTGCATCACCAGGTCAGCCGAGAAGCCCAGGCACGCCAGGTCTTTCAGCTCGTCGCGGGTCATCGGGCCAGTGGTGTCCTGGGAACCGACGGTGGTCATCTTCGGCTCGCAGTAGGCACCTGGGCGCACGCCCTGGCCTTCCGGCAGGCCGCAGGCACGGCCGACCATTTTCTGCGCCAGGGTGAAGCCCTTGCCCGAATCGGCAGGTTGCTCCGGCTTCTTGAACAGGTCGGAGGCACCCAGGCCCAGTTCGGCGCGGGCCTTTTCGGTCAGGCCACGGCCGACGATCAGCGGAATACGGCCGCCAGCGCGGACTTCATCCAGCAGCACTTCGGTTTTCAGCTCGAAGTTGGTGACCAGCTCGTCGCTACCGTGACGGCGCACTTCGCCCTTGAACGGGTAGACGTCGATGACGTCGCCCATGGCCAGGTTGGTGCAGTCGAATTCGATCGGCAGGGCGCCGGCGTCTTCCATGGTGTTGTAGAAGATCGGGGCGATCTTGGTGCCGAAGCAGAAGCCACCGGCGCGCTTGTTCGGTACGTACGGGATGTCGTCGCCGAAGAACCACAGCA
This region includes:
- the acnD gene encoding Fe/S-dependent 2-methylisocitrate dehydratase AcnD: MNTAFRKHLPGTDLDYFDARAAVEAIKPGAYDGLPYTSRVLAENLVRRCDPATLDASLGQLIERKRDLDFPWFPARVVCHDILGQTALVDLAGLRDAIADKGGDPAQVNPVVPVQLIVDHSLAVECGGFDPQAFEKNRAIEDRRNEDRFHFINWTKKAFKNVDVIQPGNGIMHQINLEKMSPVVHNDRGVAYPDTCVGTDSHTPHVDALGVIAIGVGGLEAENVMLGRASWMRLPEIVGVELTGKLAPNITATDLVLALTEFLRKQKVVGAYLEFHGEGARALTLGDRATISNMAPEYGATAAMFAIDQQTIDYLRLTGREEQQVKLVEAYAKATGLWADSLGGAVYERTLSFDLSSVVRNMAGPSNPHARVATSELAARGIAGKWEEVPGQMPDGAVIIAAITSCTNTSNPRNVIAAGLLARNANKLGLARKPWVKSSLAPGSKAVQLYLEEAGLEKELEQLGFGIVAFACTTCNGMSGALDPVIQQEIIDRDLYATAVLSGNRNFDGRIHPYAKQAFLASPPLVVAYAIAGTIRFDIEKDVLGVVDGKEIRLKDIWPSDEEIDAVVRAAVKPEQFRKVYIPMFAIEEDRGPKVAPLYDWRPMSTYIRRPPYWEGALAGERTLRGMRPLAVLPDNITTDHLSPSNAIMLDSAAGEYLAKMGLPEEDFNSYATHRGDHLTAQRATFANPKLFNEMVRKEDGSVQQGSLARIEPEGKVTRMWEAIETYMERKQPLIIVAGADYGQGSSRDWAAKGVRLAGVEAIVAEGFERIHRTNLVGMGVLPLEFKPGTDRKTLGLDGSETYDVLGARTPRATLTLVVTRANGERLEVPVTCRLDTAEEVSIYEAGGVLQRFAQDFLEATA
- the prpF gene encoding 2-methylaconitate cis-trans isomerase PrpF, with the translated sequence MAHVPQVKIPATYIRGGTSKGVFFRLQDLPEQAQIPGPARDALLLRVIGSPDPYGKQIDGMGGATSSTSKTVILSQSIKPDHDVDYLFGQVSIDKAFVDWSGNCGNLSAAVGSFAISSGLVDPARIPRNGIATVRIWQANIGKTIIAHVPITEGEVQETGDFELDGVTFPAAEVQLEFLDPAADDDGDGGAMFPTGNLVDELEVPGVGTFKATLINAGIPTIFVNAADIGYTGTELQDAINGDPQALLRFETIRAYGAVRMGLIDNVDQAAGRQHTPKVAFVAPPSTYTASSGKAVQAGDIDLLVRALSMGKLHHAMMGTAAVAIGTAAAIPGTLVNLAAGGGERSAVRFGHPSGTLRVGAEARQVNGEWTVTKAIMSRSARVLMEGWVRVPGDSF
- the prpD gene encoding 2-methylcitrate dehydratase, producing the protein MSANVDLNARPDYDRVLQTLADYALTYRVESAEALDTARNCLMDTLGCGLLALRFPECTKLLGPQVEGTVVPNGARVPGTAYRLDPVKAAWDIGCTVRWLDYNDTWLAAEWAHPSDNLGGILAVADHLSQKRVAAGEAPLLMHDVLEAMVMAHEVQGVLALENAFNRVGLDHVILVKVASTAVCARLMGANREQMLSALSHAFVDGQALRTYRHAPNAGSRKSWAAGDASSRGVRLADIALRGEMGVPGVLTAPQWGFYDVLFSHTNKDLALKPSEQQALRVPQDLGSYVMENVLFKVSFPAEFHAQTACEAAVTLHPLVRNRLHEIDRIVITTQESAIRIISKSGPLANAADRDHCLQYMVAVPLIFGHLVAEHYEDAFHANHPSIDRLREKMEVVEEPRFSREYLEPDKRSIANALQVFFKDGSSTEQVVVEYPIGHRRRRGEGIPLLEAKFRDNLATRFARQRCGEILEVCKDQQKLEQMAVHRFVDLFVI
- the acnB gene encoding bifunctional aconitate hydratase 2/2-methylisocitrate dehydratase; the encoded protein is MLEAYRKHIEERAALGIVPQPLNAEQTAGLVELLKNPPAGEEAFLVDLITHRVPPGVDEAAYVKAAFLSAVAKGEAKSPLIDRKHATELLGTMQGGYNIETLVALLDDAELGAVAAEQLKHTLLMFDAFHDVAEKAKAGNVHAKAVLESWAAGEWFTSRPAIADKYTLTVFKVPGETNTDDLSPAPDAWSRPDIPLHALAMLKMARDGIEPSQPGSVGPLAQIEAVKAKGYPVAYVGDVVGTGSSRKSATNSVLWFFGDDIPYVPNKRAGGFCFGTKIAPIFYNTMEDAGALPIEFDCTNLAMGDVIDVYPFKGEVRRHGSDELVTNFELKTEVLLDEVRAGGRIPLIVGRGLTEKARAELGLGASDLFKKPEQPADSGKGFTLAQKMVGRACGLPEGQGVRPGAYCEPKMTTVGSQDTTGPMTRDELKDLACLGFSADLVMQSFCHTAAYPKPIDVTTHHTLPDFIRTRGGVSLRPGDGIIHSWLNRMLMPDTVGTGGDSHTRFPIGISFPAGSGLVAFAAATGVMPLDMPESVLVRFKGKLQPGITLRDLVHAIPYYAIQKGLLTVEKKGKKNIFSGRILEIEGLNELTVEQAFELSDASAERSAAGCTIKLPEKAIAEYLQSNITLLRWMIGEGYGDARTLERRAQAMEAWLAKPELLSADADAEYAEIIEIDLADVKEPVLCAPNDPDDARLLSSVQGEKIDEVFIGSCMTNIGHFRAAGKLLDKVKGGIPTRLWLAPPTKMDAHQLTEEGYYGIYGKAGARMEMPGCSLCMGNQARVQTGSTVVSTSTRNFPNRLGDATNVYLASAELAAVASIIGKLPTVEEYMQYAKDIDSMAADVYRYLSFDQIAEFREAAANAKIPVVQA